A window from Argopecten irradians isolate NY chromosome 3, Ai_NY, whole genome shotgun sequence encodes these proteins:
- the LOC138318026 gene encoding uncharacterized transmembrane protein DDB_G0289901-like, which yields MILCLALLVIACCNGLPAFKRASFDPNAIYQQQSQASQSFLTGSSSNVASPGGSNPANPAGGSSSGSSSGSSQSSSQISGSFDPNALFQQQMQQTQQYMQSNNPSSSSSGSSSGSGSSSGSGSSSGSGSSMSGSGSSSSGSSSASSSSGSSSSFNPNQMMSGTSSGSSGSSSMGSFDPNSLNNQMMQQAQQNMNSGGGSSSGSQSSSSGSSSASSSSSSSFDPNALNNQMMQQAQQNMNSGSGSSGSQSSSGGSSSGSSSTGSFDPNSFNQLTQQKQPSSGSGSSSSGGSSGSSSSSFDPTSMNNNMLNQNIQNMQQQMSSMTQGMNMNGGSSSSSGGSGGSSGSSSSQMSPSSMMSGSGGGSSSMGGSSGSSGGSSSQMMSPSSMMGGSSGSSGGSSSSSSGGSGSGSSGSFDPNAINSPDKNKIDPAQFMQNMGSSGGSSGSSSGSSGGASNQMMSPSSMMGGSSGSSGGSSSSSSGGSGSGSSGSFDPNAINSPDKNKIDPAQFMQNMGSSGGSSGSSSGSSGGASNQMMSPSSMMGGSSSGSGSSSSGSSGGSSQMMSPSNMMGGGSSSGGSGSSSGGGSSSSGGSSGGSGSGSGGSGSFDPNQLNQQMMSSSSMTDPSKFTSGVSAGSTSGSMGNGMKFDILNPSQFVG from the coding sequence CATTCAAGCGGGCTTCTTTCGATCCTAACGCAATCTATCAGCAGCAATCACAGGCATCTCAGTCATTCCTGACAGGGAGTTCCAGCAATGTAGCCTCCCCAGGGGGAAGTAACCCTGCCAACCCTGCAGGCGGTAGTAGCAGTGGAAGTTCTTCAGGATCTTCACAGTCTAGTTCACAGATAAGTGGTAGTTTTGACCCAAATGCCCTTTTCCAACAGCAGATGCAACAAACTCAACAATACATGCAATCTAATAATCCATCTTCAAGTTCTAGCGGCTCATCGTCTGGAAGTGGCTCTTCGTCCGGAAGCGGTTCTTCGTCCGGAAGCGGCTCTTCGATGTCTGGAAGCGGCTCTTCGTCGTCTGGAAGCAGTTCCGCTAGTAGTTCAAGCGGTTCTAGCAGCAGTTTTAATCCTAATCAAATGATGTCAGGTACCTCATCCGGTTCCTCGGGCAGCTCGTCGATGGGCAGCTTTGACCCAAATTCACTTAATAATCAAATGATGCAGCAAGCACAACAAAATATGAACAGCGGAGGAGGAAGTAGCAGTGGGAGTCAATCCTCTTCTAGTGGATCAAGTTCAGCGTCCAGCTCAAGTTCCAGCAGTTTTGATCCAAATGCTTTAAACAATCAAATGATGCAACAGGCTCAACAAAACATGAACAGTGGGAGCGGAAGTAGCGGCAGCCAGTCATCTTCAGGTGGATCCAGTTCAGGTTCTTCAAGTACAGGCAGTTTTGATCCTAATAGTTTCAACCAGCTTACTCAACAGAAACAACCAAGTAGTGGTAGTGGAAGTAGTAGTAGTGGAGGAAGTTCAGGAAGCAGTAGCAGTAGTTTTGATCCAACATCGATGAACAACAATATGCTTAACCAAAATATCCAAAACATGCAGCAGCAAATGTCTTCCATGACTCAGGGAATGAATATGAATGGTGGTTCAAGCAGTTCATCTGGTGGAAGTGGTGGTTCATCGGGAAGTAGTTCCAGTCAAATGTCACCAAGTAGTATGATGAGTGGAAGCGGAGGAGGTTCGTCTTCCATGGGAGGATCATCAGGTTCATCTGGAGGTAGCTCAAGCCAGATGATGTCGCCAAGTAGCATGATGGGAGGAAGTTCCGGAAGTAGTGGTGGAAGTAGTAGTAGCAGCTCTGGGGGGAGTGGAAGTGGCAGCTCTGGAAGTTTTGATCCAAATGCAATTAACAGCcctgataaaaacaaaattgaccCGGCCCAGTTTATGCAAAATATGGGAAGTAGTGGTGGATCATCGGGTTCCAGCAGTGGATCATCTGGTGGCGCTTCAAACCAAATGATGTCACCAAGTAGCATGATGGGAGGAAGTTCCGGAAGTAGTGGTGGAAGTAGTAGTAGCAGCTCTGGGGGGAGTGGAAGTGGCAGCTCTGGAAGTTTCGATCCAAATGCAATTAACAGCcctgataaaaacaaaattgaccCGGCCCAGTTTATGCAAAATATGGGAAGTAGTGGTGGATCATCGGGTTCCAGCAGTGGATCATCTGGTGGCGCTTCAAACCAAATGATGTCACCAAGTAGCATGATGGGAGGTAGTTCATCAGGTAGTGGAAGCAGCAGCAGTGGATCAAGTGGCGGGTCAAGCCAGATGATGTCACCAAGCAATATGATGGGAGGTGGATCCTCCTCTGGAGGAAGCGGGTCAAGTAGTGGAGGAGGTAGCAGCAGTTCTGGGGGTAGTAGTGGTGGGTCTGGCAGTGGCAGTGGAGGGTCTGGCAGCTTTGACCCCAACCAACTAAATCAGCAGATGATGTCCTCCTCCAGTATGACAGACCCGTCTAAGTTTACAAGTGGTGTCAGTGCTGGTAGTACATCAGGATCAATGGGAAATGGAATGAAATTTGATATTCTCAATCCTAGTCAATTTGTTGGGTAA